Proteins encoded in a region of the Methylobacterium radiotolerans JCM 2831 genome:
- a CDS encoding WcbI family polysaccharide biosynthesis putative acetyltransferase: MALNDLPRRARSAFTRSTPSWAPTWATPWRNRARAATTRDGPSIAVLGNCQARGIARAMRLLAPKSPVRYLPMGSLKRDHGHVDGLIRTLRAHDHVFSQAFPAGLIPGGDAATVRAADPRLKLFPSIVFSAFHPDMVYVGQASDLAALKLTPSPLGQYHSAIVLTAHRLGLDAGRTATLFREDVFARLGYLDHWDPAVRELVGAADALGFGLEREVTRWARRGAFMHLMNHPKVHVLGDIARRLLRENGLTPEPVEIEDYLGDELAQDVVWPIYPPIAEHFGLTGSYLFKTKPRGDDFPVLYDLTGFIAASFALYDAMPPGDLACPRVEAWLAAPEIVALFRGG; this comes from the coding sequence GTGGCCCTGAACGACCTGCCCCGGCGCGCCCGCAGCGCGTTCACCCGCTCGACACCCAGTTGGGCCCCCACCTGGGCGACACCATGGCGGAACCGCGCCCGCGCCGCCACGACCCGCGACGGGCCGAGCATCGCGGTGCTGGGCAATTGCCAGGCGCGGGGCATCGCCCGGGCCATGCGCCTGCTCGCGCCGAAGAGCCCGGTCCGCTACCTGCCCATGGGCTCGCTGAAGCGCGACCACGGCCACGTCGACGGCCTGATCCGGACCCTGCGCGCCCACGACCACGTCTTCTCGCAGGCCTTCCCGGCCGGGCTGATCCCGGGCGGCGACGCCGCCACTGTGCGGGCGGCCGACCCGCGGCTCAAGCTGTTCCCGTCGATCGTGTTCTCGGCCTTCCACCCGGACATGGTCTATGTCGGGCAGGCCTCGGACCTCGCCGCCCTCAAGCTGACGCCGTCGCCGCTCGGCCAGTACCACTCGGCGATCGTCCTCACCGCCCACCGGCTCGGCCTCGACGCCGGCCGCACCGCGACCCTGTTCCGCGAGGACGTGTTCGCCCGCCTGGGCTACCTCGACCACTGGGACCCGGCCGTGCGCGAGCTCGTCGGCGCGGCCGACGCCCTGGGTTTCGGGCTGGAGCGCGAGGTGACCCGCTGGGCGCGCCGCGGCGCCTTCATGCACCTGATGAACCATCCCAAGGTCCACGTCCTCGGCGACATCGCCCGGCGGCTGCTGCGGGAGAACGGGCTCACGCCCGAGCCCGTGGAGATCGAGGATTACCTCGGCGACGAGCTGGCCCAGGACGTGGTCTGGCCGATCTACCCGCCCATCGCCGAGCATTTCGGCCTGACCGGCTCGTACCTGTTCAAGACCAAGCCGCGGGGCGACGACTTCCCGGTGCTCTACGACCTCACGGGCTTCATCGCGGCGAGCTTCGCCCTCTACGACGCGATGCCCCCCGGGGATCTCGCCTGCCCGCGGGTCGAGGCGTGGCTCGCCGCGCCGGAGATCGTCGCGCTGTTCCGGGGCGGCTGA
- a CDS encoding response regulator, with protein MRPAQSVLIVEDSYLLLEIVASLCETHGIRVIEASTGEAALTVLRERGGAIDWLFTDIHLPGLIDGWTVAHAFRAIHPDRPVVYTSTDTHGRSGVPGSLFLRKPFQMQEVNRLVRMMVEGLGEAGADSRLCAAG; from the coding sequence ATGCGCCCCGCCCAGAGCGTCCTCATCGTCGAGGACAGCTACCTGCTCCTCGAGATCGTCGCGAGCCTGTGCGAGACGCACGGCATCCGGGTGATCGAGGCCTCCACGGGCGAGGCCGCGCTGACCGTCCTGCGCGAGCGGGGCGGCGCGATCGACTGGCTGTTCACCGACATCCACCTGCCCGGGCTGATCGACGGCTGGACGGTGGCCCACGCCTTCCGGGCGATCCATCCGGACCGGCCGGTGGTCTACACCTCGACGGACACGCACGGCCGCAGCGGCGTGCCGGGCAGCCTGTTCCTGCGCAAGCCCTTCCAAATGCAGGAGGTCAACCGCCTGGTCCGGATGATGGTCGAGGGCCTCGGCGAGGCCGGCGCCGACAGCCGGCTCTGCGCGGCGGGCTGA
- the pal gene encoding peptidoglycan-associated lipoprotein Pal: protein MPQRFRAAALGLALVAALGLGACSNDKDLADASAFGAGAATPGSAQDFVVNIGDRVFFESDSTDLTPTATATLDKQAAWLQRYPRYTFIIEGHADERGTREYNFSLGARRAQAVNDYLATRGIAASRMRTVSYGKERPVAVCNDISCWSQNRRAVIVLDRGAGA, encoded by the coding sequence ATGCCCCAGCGTTTCCGCGCCGCCGCCCTCGGCCTCGCGCTCGTCGCCGCCCTCGGCCTGGGCGCCTGCAGCAACGACAAGGACCTCGCCGACGCCTCCGCCTTCGGGGCGGGCGCCGCGACCCCCGGCAGCGCCCAGGACTTCGTCGTCAATATCGGCGACCGGGTCTTCTTCGAGTCGGATTCCACCGACCTGACGCCCACCGCGACCGCGACCCTCGACAAGCAGGCCGCGTGGCTGCAGCGCTACCCGCGCTACACCTTCATCATCGAGGGCCACGCCGACGAGCGCGGCACCCGCGAGTACAACTTCTCCCTCGGCGCCCGCCGGGCCCAGGCGGTGAACGACTACCTCGCCACCCGCGGCATCGCGGCGAGCCGGATGCGGACCGTGTCGTACGGCAAGGAGCGGCCGGTGGCGGTGTGCAACGACATCTCCTGCTGGTCGCAGAACCGCCGCGCGGTGATCGTCCTCGACCGCGGCGCCGGCGCGTAA
- the ybgF gene encoding tol-pal system protein YbgF: MPARLRTRLALATALGAALLGHPAAAQDASELVVRLGRIENQSRMMAGQIETLQYENRQLKEQLRKFQEDVEYRLNEGKGGKPSAAPAPSGPVNGGNPGAGRPGKRGDAFDPSQAPGAPGAPMQLGSTQPSAPLPRREAEEAAEAAPRPQRLPQGAIGEPNEEDAEAGTSGYDEPVDLRPPARTGAIPARPSESVAATRTGDPAADYDAAVELYRAKQYEQAEMGLRQFIQSHPRDNRVAGATYWLGESYLARGRNREAAEQFLKVSTDYARSSQAPDAMLKLGVTLNALGAREQACATLAELDRKFPNAGSGVRQGVAREQKRARCGA, encoded by the coding sequence ATGCCCGCCCGCCTTCGCACCCGCCTCGCCCTCGCCACCGCCCTCGGTGCCGCGCTCCTCGGCCACCCGGCCGCCGCGCAGGACGCTTCGGAACTGGTGGTGCGCCTCGGCCGCATCGAGAACCAGTCCCGGATGATGGCGGGACAGATCGAGACCCTCCAGTACGAGAACCGCCAGCTCAAGGAGCAGCTGCGCAAGTTCCAGGAGGACGTCGAGTACCGCCTGAACGAGGGCAAGGGCGGCAAGCCCTCGGCCGCCCCCGCGCCGTCGGGCCCCGTCAACGGCGGCAACCCGGGCGCCGGTCGCCCCGGCAAGCGCGGCGACGCCTTCGACCCGTCGCAGGCCCCCGGCGCCCCCGGCGCCCCGATGCAGCTCGGCAGCACGCAGCCCTCCGCGCCGCTGCCCCGGCGCGAGGCCGAGGAGGCCGCCGAGGCGGCGCCGCGGCCGCAGCGCCTGCCGCAGGGCGCGATCGGCGAGCCGAACGAGGAGGACGCGGAGGCCGGGACCTCCGGCTACGACGAGCCGGTGGACCTGCGGCCGCCGGCCCGGACCGGGGCGATCCCGGCGCGGCCCTCCGAGAGCGTGGCGGCGACCCGGACGGGCGATCCGGCCGCCGATTACGACGCCGCGGTCGAGCTGTACCGCGCCAAGCAGTACGAGCAGGCCGAGATGGGCCTGCGCCAGTTCATCCAGTCCCATCCCCGCGACAACCGCGTCGCCGGCGCGACCTACTGGCTCGGCGAGAGCTACCTCGCCCGCGGCCGCAACCGCGAGGCCGCCGAGCAGTTCCTGAAGGTCTCGACCGACTACGCCCGCTCCTCCCAGGCCCCCGACGCCATGCTGAAGCTCGGCGTCACGCTCAACGCGCTCGGCGCCCGCGAGCAGGCCTGCGCGACCCTGGCCGAGCTGGACCGGAAGTTCCCGAATGCCGGCAGCGGCGTCCGCCAGGGCGTCGCCCGCGAGCAGAAGCGCGCCCGCTGCGGCGCCTGA
- the tilS gene encoding tRNA lysidine(34) synthetase TilS: MLLAVSGGPDSSALMHAAARLRDATGASLRVATVDHGLRSESGAEAEAVGRAARALGLPHAILTWAGAKPGTGLQDAARRARYALLAAHAEAVGAGLVLTGHTRDDQAETVLIRLAAGSGPAGLAGMRAERDLGPGLALGRPFLHLPKASLVAWCAARGIAYARDPANGDPRFARGRLRAAWPALEREGLTRARLARLAERAARDEAALRSAAEQALDGARRSGPETGAELRLDGRALAALPDAVALRCLDLALARAGAAPRRLERLETLVLESLLPALRRGEPVRRTLAGFLVSADAGGTVSLAPAPPRRHGPAGAALAAGSPDLLGKGEPPAYIGEVCTDGPE; the protein is encoded by the coding sequence GTGCTCCTCGCCGTCTCGGGCGGTCCCGACTCGAGCGCCCTGATGCACGCCGCCGCGCGCCTGCGCGACGCGACCGGCGCGTCCCTGCGGGTCGCCACCGTGGATCACGGCCTGCGGTCGGAATCGGGCGCGGAGGCCGAGGCCGTCGGCCGCGCCGCCCGGGCGCTGGGCCTGCCCCACGCAATCCTGACCTGGGCGGGCGCGAAGCCCGGCACCGGCCTGCAGGACGCGGCCCGCAGGGCCCGCTACGCCCTGCTCGCCGCCCATGCCGAGGCGGTCGGCGCCGGTCTCGTGCTGACGGGCCACACGCGGGACGACCAGGCCGAGACGGTGCTGATCCGGCTCGCGGCCGGCAGCGGCCCCGCGGGGCTCGCCGGCATGCGCGCCGAGCGCGACCTCGGCCCCGGCCTCGCCCTCGGGCGCCCGTTCCTGCACCTGCCGAAGGCGAGCCTGGTGGCGTGGTGCGCGGCGCGCGGCATCGCCTACGCGCGCGACCCCGCCAACGGCGATCCGCGCTTCGCCCGCGGCCGCCTGCGGGCGGCCTGGCCGGCCCTGGAGCGCGAGGGCCTGACCCGGGCGCGCCTCGCCCGGCTCGCCGAGCGGGCCGCCCGCGACGAGGCCGCGCTCCGGAGCGCGGCCGAGCAGGCCCTCGACGGGGCGCGGCGGTCCGGGCCGGAGACGGGCGCGGAGCTGCGCCTCGACGGGCGCGCCCTGGCGGCCCTGCCGGACGCCGTGGCCCTGCGCTGCCTCGATCTCGCCCTGGCCCGGGCCGGCGCGGCGCCGCGCCGCCTCGAGCGCCTCGAGACCCTCGTCCTCGAATCGCTCCTGCCGGCCCTGCGCCGCGGGGAGCCGGTCCGCCGCACCCTGGCGGGGTTCCTCGTCTCCGCCGACGCGGGCGGGACCGTGAGCCTCGCCCCGGCGCCGCCGCGCCGGCACGGGCCCGCAGGTGCTGCCCTCGCCGCAGGGTCCCCCGACTTACTTGGCAAGGGGGAGCCCCCCGCCTACATTGGCGAGGTGTGCACGGATGGACCGGAATAG
- the ftsH gene encoding ATP-dependent zinc metalloprotease FtsH, which yields MNPNFRNFALWVVIFLLVLALVTLFQNPGHRGGGSEIAYSQLLNDADAGKIQSVVISGQDVSGTYVGGGNFTSYAPNDPSLVSKLQGKGVQITARPPSDNTPWFIQLLVSWLPILVFIGAWIFLSRQMQSGAGRAMGFGKSKAKLLNEAHGRVSFDDVAGVEEAKEDLQEIVEFLRDPQKFQRLGGRIPRGVLLVGPPGTGKTLIARAVAGEANVPFFTISGSDFVEMFVGVGASRVRDMFEQAKKNAPCIIFIDEIDAVGRHRGAGLGGGNDEREQTLNQLLVEMDGFEANEGVIIIAATNRPDVLDPALLRPGRFDRQIMVPNPDVTGRERILRVHVRKVPLAPDVDLKTIARGTPGFSGADLMNLVNESALLAARRGKRIVTMHEFEDAKDKVMMGAERRTLVMTEDEKRLTAYHEGGHAIVALNVPATDPVHKATIIPRGRALGMVMQLPERDKLSMSFEQMTSRLAIMMGGRIAEEMIFGREKVTSGAQSDIEQATRLAKMMVTRWGFSPELGTVAYGDNNDEVFLGMSMGRQQSVSESTAQKIDAEVRRLVETGLEEARRILAEHKDDLEALAQGLLEYETLSGEEIRNLLKGQPPIRDGGDVPPTPARGSSVPSAGRGRPKESDGGLEPQPQA from the coding sequence ATGAACCCGAATTTTCGCAACTTTGCCTTGTGGGTCGTCATCTTCCTGCTGGTGCTGGCCCTCGTCACCCTGTTCCAGAACCCGGGGCACCGGGGCGGCGGCAGCGAGATCGCCTACAGCCAGCTCCTGAACGACGCCGATGCCGGCAAGATCCAGTCGGTGGTGATCTCCGGGCAGGACGTGTCCGGCACCTACGTCGGCGGCGGCAACTTCACGAGCTACGCGCCCAACGACCCGAGCCTGGTCTCCAAGCTCCAGGGCAAGGGCGTGCAGATCACGGCCCGCCCGCCGTCCGACAACACCCCCTGGTTCATCCAGCTGCTCGTGAGCTGGCTGCCGATCCTCGTCTTCATCGGCGCCTGGATCTTCCTCTCGCGCCAGATGCAGTCCGGCGCCGGCCGCGCAATGGGCTTCGGCAAGTCGAAGGCGAAGCTCCTGAACGAGGCCCACGGCCGCGTCAGCTTCGACGACGTCGCCGGCGTGGAAGAGGCGAAGGAAGATCTCCAGGAGATCGTCGAGTTCCTGCGCGACCCGCAGAAGTTCCAGCGGCTTGGCGGCCGGATCCCGCGCGGCGTGCTGCTCGTCGGCCCGCCCGGCACCGGTAAGACCCTGATCGCCCGGGCGGTCGCGGGCGAGGCCAACGTGCCGTTCTTCACGATCTCGGGCTCGGACTTCGTCGAGATGTTCGTGGGCGTCGGCGCGAGCCGCGTGCGCGACATGTTCGAGCAGGCCAAGAAGAACGCGCCCTGCATCATCTTCATCGACGAGATCGACGCGGTCGGCCGCCACCGCGGCGCCGGCCTCGGCGGCGGCAACGACGAGCGCGAGCAGACCCTCAACCAGCTCCTCGTGGAGATGGACGGCTTCGAGGCCAACGAGGGCGTGATCATCATCGCGGCGACCAACCGCCCCGACGTGCTCGACCCGGCCCTGCTGCGTCCCGGCCGCTTCGACCGCCAGATCATGGTGCCGAACCCGGACGTCACCGGCCGCGAGCGCATCCTGCGGGTCCACGTCCGCAAGGTGCCGCTGGCCCCCGACGTCGACCTGAAGACCATCGCGCGCGGCACCCCGGGCTTCTCGGGCGCCGACCTGATGAACCTCGTGAACGAGTCCGCGCTGCTGGCCGCCCGCCGCGGCAAGCGCATCGTGACGATGCACGAGTTCGAGGACGCCAAGGACAAGGTGATGATGGGCGCCGAGCGGCGCACCCTGGTGATGACCGAGGACGAGAAGCGGCTCACCGCCTACCACGAGGGCGGTCACGCCATCGTGGCGCTGAACGTCCCGGCCACCGACCCGGTGCACAAGGCGACGATCATCCCCCGCGGCCGGGCGCTCGGCATGGTCATGCAGCTGCCCGAGCGCGACAAGCTCTCCATGAGCTTCGAGCAGATGACCTCGCGGCTGGCGATCATGATGGGCGGTCGCATCGCCGAGGAGATGATCTTCGGGCGCGAGAAGGTGACCTCGGGCGCGCAGTCGGACATCGAGCAGGCGACGCGGCTCGCCAAGATGATGGTGACACGCTGGGGCTTCAGCCCCGAGCTCGGCACCGTCGCGTACGGCGACAACAACGACGAGGTCTTCCTCGGCATGTCGATGGGCCGGCAGCAGTCGGTCTCCGAGTCGACCGCCCAGAAGATCGACGCCGAGGTCCGCCGCCTCGTGGAGACCGGCCTGGAAGAGGCGCGCCGTATCCTGGCCGAGCACAAGGACGACCTGGAGGCCCTCGCGCAGGGGCTCCTCGAGTACGAGACTCTCTCGGGCGAGGAGATCCGCAACCTGCTCAAGGGCCAGCCCCCGATCCGCGACGGCGGCGACGTGCCGCCGACCCCGGCCCGGGGCTCCTCGGTCCCCTCGGCGGGCCGCGGCCGGCCGAAGGAGAGCGACGGCGGCCTGGAGCCGCAGCCGCAGGCCTGA
- a CDS encoding sulfite exporter TauE/SafE family protein: MPVSTYLVVALGAVVAGFVQGLSGFAFGLTALSIWAWVIDPQLAAVLAVSGAFTGQVIAAVSVRRGFEPGRLAPFILGGLAGIPLGVLLLPRLDADWFKMLLGLLLVVWCPTMLLARNLPRITAGGRLADAAVGLGGGMMGGLGGFTGVLPTLWCTLRRYERDVQRSVIQNFNLAMLSVTLATYLAAGLVTRATLPMLAVILPAMLVPTLLGTRIYLGIGEVAFRRLVLGLLTVSGLALVSASAPRLLQRAGRPISTAFVGEHPVDSAGR, from the coding sequence ATGCCGGTCTCGACCTATCTCGTCGTCGCCCTCGGCGCCGTCGTCGCCGGCTTCGTGCAGGGCCTGTCGGGCTTCGCCTTCGGGCTCACGGCCCTGTCGATCTGGGCCTGGGTGATCGACCCGCAGCTCGCCGCCGTGCTGGCCGTCTCCGGTGCCTTCACGGGCCAGGTCATCGCCGCGGTCTCGGTCCGGCGCGGGTTCGAGCCCGGGCGCCTCGCGCCCTTCATCCTCGGCGGCCTCGCCGGCATCCCCCTCGGCGTCCTCCTGCTGCCGCGGCTCGACGCCGACTGGTTCAAGATGCTCCTCGGCCTCCTGCTGGTGGTCTGGTGCCCGACCATGCTCCTCGCCCGGAACCTGCCGCGGATCACGGCCGGCGGCCGGCTCGCCGACGCTGCGGTGGGTCTCGGCGGCGGGATGATGGGCGGGCTCGGCGGCTTCACGGGCGTGCTGCCGACCCTCTGGTGCACCCTGCGCCGCTACGAGCGCGACGTGCAGCGCTCGGTGATCCAGAACTTCAACCTCGCGATGCTCAGCGTGACCCTGGCGACCTACCTCGCCGCGGGGCTCGTCACCCGGGCGACGCTGCCGATGCTGGCGGTGATCCTGCCGGCGATGCTGGTCCCGACGCTGCTCGGCACCCGGATCTATCTCGGCATCGGCGAGGTCGCCTTCCGCCGGCTCGTGCTCGGCCTGCTGACCGTCTCGGGCCTCGCGCTGGTCTCGGCCTCGGCGCCGCGGCTCCTGCAGCGTGCCGGGCGCCCCATTTCGACCGCCTTTGTCGGGGAGCACCCCGTTGACTCTGCCGGCCGCTGA
- the glmM gene encoding phosphoglucosamine mutase, protein MRKYFGTDGIRGRANGVITPELALKVGQAAGLVFQRGDHRHRVVIGKDTRLSGYMIETALVAGFTSVGMDVLLLGPVPTPAVAMLTRSMRADLGVMISASHNPFEDNGIKLFGPDGFKLNDAIEHEIEGLIDADMHKRLSGSNDLGRAKRIESVHARYIEFAKRTLPRQVTLDGLRVVVDCANGAAYRVAPETLWELGAEVIAIGTEPDGFNINRDVGSTAPAALIDMVRERRADIGIALDGDADRVLIVDEKGQVVDGDQLMAVVARSWKEDERLTQPGVVATIMSNLGLERFLGGLGLSLARTAVGDRYVLEHMRAHGYNLGGEQSGHIIMSDYTTTGDGLVAALQLLSVVQRQNRPVSEVCHCFDPLPQILKNVRYRSGEPLREDSVVSAIEHARERLGNAGRLVIRPSGTEPVIRVMAEGDDRGLVNAVVDEVVDAVTRAAA, encoded by the coding sequence GTGCGCAAGTATTTCGGAACTGACGGCATCCGGGGCCGGGCCAACGGCGTGATCACGCCGGAACTCGCCCTCAAGGTCGGTCAGGCCGCCGGCCTCGTGTTCCAGCGCGGCGACCACCGCCACCGGGTGGTGATCGGCAAGGACACCCGCCTCTCCGGCTACATGATCGAGACCGCGCTCGTCGCCGGCTTCACCTCGGTCGGCATGGACGTGCTGCTGCTCGGGCCGGTGCCGACGCCGGCCGTGGCGATGCTGACCCGCTCCATGCGGGCCGATCTCGGCGTGATGATCTCGGCCTCGCACAACCCGTTCGAGGACAACGGCATCAAGCTGTTCGGGCCCGACGGCTTCAAGCTGAACGACGCGATCGAGCACGAGATCGAGGGGCTGATCGACGCCGACATGCACAAGCGTCTCTCCGGCTCGAACGACCTCGGCCGGGCCAAGCGCATCGAGAGCGTGCACGCCCGCTACATCGAGTTCGCCAAGCGCACGCTGCCGCGGCAGGTGACCCTGGACGGGCTGCGGGTCGTGGTCGACTGCGCCAACGGCGCGGCCTACCGGGTCGCCCCCGAGACCCTGTGGGAACTCGGCGCCGAGGTGATCGCCATCGGGACCGAGCCGGACGGGTTCAACATCAACCGGGATGTCGGCTCGACCGCGCCCGCGGCCCTGATCGACATGGTGCGCGAGCGCCGGGCCGATATCGGCATCGCGCTGGACGGCGACGCCGACCGGGTGCTGATCGTGGACGAGAAGGGCCAGGTGGTCGACGGCGACCAGCTCATGGCCGTCGTGGCGCGCTCCTGGAAGGAGGACGAGCGCCTGACGCAGCCGGGCGTGGTGGCGACGATCATGTCGAATCTCGGCCTGGAGCGCTTCCTCGGCGGCCTCGGCCTGAGCCTGGCCCGCACGGCGGTGGGGGACCGCTACGTCCTGGAGCACATGCGGGCGCACGGCTACAATCTCGGCGGCGAGCAGTCCGGCCACATCATCATGTCGGACTACACGACCACCGGCGACGGCCTCGTGGCCGCCCTGCAGCTCCTGAGCGTGGTGCAGCGGCAGAACCGGCCCGTGAGCGAGGTCTGCCACTGCTTCGACCCGCTGCCGCAGATCCTCAAGAACGTCCGCTACCGGAGCGGCGAGCCCCTGCGCGAGGACAGCGTGGTCAGCGCCATCGAGCACGCCCGCGAGCGGCTCGGCAATGCCGGCCGCCTCGTGATCCGCCCGTCGGGCACCGAGCCGGTGATCCGCGTCATGGCCGAGGGCGACGACCGCGGCCTCGTCAACGCGGTGGTCGACGAGGTGGTCGACGCCGTCACCCGCGCGGCGGCCTGA
- a CDS encoding MmcQ/YjbR family DNA-binding protein: MGPDDVRILALMLPEAVAGAHSGNPDFRVGGRVFATLWVEEARVVLRLAPADQAALCEAEPDLFAPLDGAWGRRGWTNLDLDLCPEETLRAALLGAWRTTAPAELRAAYADLG, encoded by the coding sequence ATGGGGCCCGACGACGTGCGCATCCTGGCGCTGATGCTGCCCGAGGCGGTGGCGGGCGCCCACAGCGGCAACCCGGATTTCCGGGTCGGCGGCCGGGTCTTCGCGACCCTCTGGGTCGAGGAGGCGCGGGTGGTGCTGCGCCTCGCGCCCGCCGATCAGGCCGCCCTGTGCGAGGCCGAGCCGGACCTGTTCGCGCCGCTCGACGGCGCCTGGGGGCGGCGGGGCTGGACCAATCTCGACCTCGACCTCTGCCCGGAAGAGACCCTGCGGGCGGCGCTGCTGGGGGCGTGGCGGACGACCGCACCCGCGGAGCTGCGCGCCGCCTACGCCGACCTAGGCTGA
- a CDS encoding outer membrane protein: MARSKLNALVRSLTLAASVGAPCLAAAADLMLPPPPPPPPPPIEVGGGWYLRGDVGASIYTRPRYSDAYDYTGYAESNRAFGNAVGGGGFAGVGVGYQFTPFLRGDITGEYRYSTGLRGSEYYKGPDFDNGLGSYGVNKSSGNFDSAVVLANAYFDLGTWYGITPFIGGGVGYAFNHVSSYSTNQQFTSPTYGYDYANPIYGCGCGQPSYNYAPVYDANGNAVYNTNSGSKFYKDKTSGSLAWALHAGLAYNVTDALKIELAYRYLNLGKAETGPGFVPCCTGSLQAIKIKDIEAHDVKIGLRYYLGGVVAAPLPPLMPEPVPGPLVRKY, translated from the coding sequence ATGGCCCGCTCCAAGCTGAACGCTTTGGTGCGTAGCCTGACGCTCGCGGCGAGCGTCGGCGCGCCCTGCCTCGCCGCGGCCGCGGATCTGATGCTCCCGCCGCCCCCGCCGCCGCCGCCCCCGCCGATCGAGGTCGGCGGCGGCTGGTACCTGCGCGGCGACGTGGGCGCCAGCATCTACACCCGTCCGCGCTACAGCGACGCCTACGACTACACCGGCTACGCCGAGTCTAACCGCGCCTTCGGCAACGCGGTCGGCGGCGGCGGTTTCGCGGGCGTCGGCGTCGGCTACCAGTTCACCCCGTTCCTGCGCGGCGACATCACCGGTGAGTACCGCTACTCCACCGGCCTGCGCGGCAGCGAGTACTACAAGGGTCCGGATTTCGATAACGGGCTCGGGTCGTACGGCGTGAACAAGTCGAGCGGCAACTTCGACTCCGCGGTGGTTCTGGCCAACGCGTATTTCGACCTCGGCACGTGGTACGGGATCACGCCGTTCATCGGCGGCGGCGTCGGCTACGCGTTCAACCACGTCTCGAGCTACTCGACCAACCAGCAGTTCACCAGCCCGACCTACGGCTACGATTACGCGAACCCGATCTACGGCTGCGGCTGCGGACAACCCTCCTACAACTACGCGCCGGTCTACGACGCGAACGGCAACGCGGTCTACAACACCAACAGCGGCAGCAAGTTCTACAAGGACAAGACCAGCGGCAGCCTCGCCTGGGCGCTCCACGCCGGTCTCGCCTACAACGTGACCGACGCGCTGAAGATCGAGCTGGCCTACCGCTACCTGAACCTCGGCAAGGCCGAGACCGGCCCGGGCTTCGTCCCGTGCTGCACCGGCAGCCTCCAGGCGATCAAGATCAAGGACATCGAGGCGCACGACGTGAAGATCGGCCTGCGCTACTACCTCGGCGGCGTCGTGGCGGCCCCGCTGCCGCCGCTGATGCCGGAGCCGGTCCCCGGCCCGCTGGTGCGCAAGTACTGA
- a CDS encoding outer membrane protein, with protein sequence MRTVTFPLLAVLGLCGVNTARAADLDYDYLRGADYDPVPAPVVDWSGVYVGGHGGFTSGGLSQRNAMQSTLANYFAYSTVESEFSVSKMLSLPGTRTRGASFGAFAGFNVQFDGIVLGIEADYTHTDQNSWSTNGINRIMTTAAGNSESVNLSGTSNTRIEDYGTIRGRAGYAFGNLLPYVTAGAAIGRVTINDTVSVQNYGYSATTYAANQALTTGQPAAVYQHGYASFNPNFPLNNSTPAGQGAQTVPYAPTPLTANARTKTIGGVALGFGLEYAITPNILVRGEYQYVRFQDFNGHNAQLNTVRGGAAVKF encoded by the coding sequence ATGCGTACCGTCACCTTCCCGCTGCTGGCGGTTCTCGGTCTCTGCGGCGTGAACACCGCGCGCGCCGCCGATCTGGACTACGATTACCTGCGCGGCGCCGATTACGACCCGGTCCCGGCCCCGGTGGTCGACTGGAGCGGCGTGTATGTCGGCGGCCACGGCGGCTTCACCTCGGGCGGCCTGTCGCAGCGCAACGCGATGCAGTCCACGCTGGCGAATTACTTCGCTTACAGCACCGTGGAATCCGAGTTCAGCGTCTCGAAAATGCTGTCCCTCCCCGGCACGCGGACGCGCGGGGCCAGCTTCGGTGCCTTCGCGGGCTTCAATGTGCAGTTCGACGGGATCGTCCTCGGCATCGAGGCCGACTACACGCACACGGACCAGAACAGCTGGTCGACCAACGGCATCAACCGGATCATGACGACCGCCGCCGGCAACTCCGAGTCGGTGAACCTGTCCGGGACGTCGAACACGCGGATCGAGGATTACGGCACCATCCGGGGCCGCGCCGGCTACGCGTTCGGCAACCTGCTCCCCTACGTCACCGCCGGTGCCGCGATCGGCCGCGTCACGATCAACGATACCGTATCGGTCCAGAATTACGGCTACAGCGCCACCACCTACGCGGCGAACCAGGCCCTGACCACCGGGCAGCCCGCGGCGGTCTACCAGCACGGCTACGCGAGCTTCAATCCGAACTTCCCGCTCAACAACTCGACGCCGGCCGGACAGGGCGCCCAGACCGTCCCGTACGCGCCGACGCCGCTGACCGCGAATGCCCGGACCAAGACCATCGGCGGCGTCGCCCTCGGCTTCGGCCTGGAATACGCCATCACGCCCAATATCCTGGTGCGCGGCGAGTACCAGTACGTGCGGTTCCAGGACTTCAACGGTCACAACGCCCAGTTGAACACCGTCCGGGGTGGCGCGGCCGTCAAGTTCTGA